One genomic segment of Bradyrhizobium diazoefficiens includes these proteins:
- a CDS encoding CaiB/BaiF CoA transferase family protein produces the protein MTETASSGAATGAMSGLRVIDLTRVLGGPYCTQILADHGADVIKVEPPAGDEVRDWGPPFHEEDAAYFIGINRNKRSIGLDLASEGGRIVLLKMLETADVLIENFKPGTLEKWGIGNDVLSEKFPRLVHCRICGFGADGPRGGNPGYDAIIQAMTGMIAATGSPESGPMRIGVPLVDITTGLYAAIGILMALSERQRSGKGQFLETTLYETGLAIMHPHTANYFMHGKPPSLTGNEHPNLVPYAIFPTKTDNIFIGVGNDGTFRKLAKEIGKPELGTDPRFARNKDRIANREALRAELAAVFSQHEAEPLCNRLLAAGLPAGPVQKIDQALTNPHTIARGDVIEKDWYKGVASPIRLDRSKPSLRRLPPKFSQHAQEVLGEFGYSKTEIDALVAKGTVCGPERKR, from the coding sequence ATGACTGAAACCGCCAGTTCTGGAGCAGCAACCGGCGCAATGAGCGGGCTGCGCGTCATCGATCTCACGCGCGTGCTCGGCGGTCCCTACTGCACCCAGATCCTCGCCGACCATGGCGCCGACGTGATCAAGGTCGAGCCGCCCGCCGGCGACGAGGTGCGCGACTGGGGCCCTCCCTTCCACGAGGAGGACGCGGCCTATTTCATCGGCATCAACCGCAACAAGCGCTCGATCGGCCTCGACCTCGCCTCTGAGGGCGGCCGAATCGTGCTGCTCAAGATGCTGGAGACGGCCGACGTCCTGATCGAGAATTTCAAGCCGGGCACGCTGGAGAAATGGGGCATCGGCAACGACGTTCTCAGCGAGAAATTCCCGCGCCTGGTGCATTGCCGGATCTGCGGCTTCGGCGCCGACGGCCCGCGCGGCGGCAATCCCGGCTATGACGCCATCATCCAGGCCATGACCGGCATGATCGCGGCGACCGGCTCGCCGGAGAGCGGCCCGATGCGGATCGGCGTGCCGCTGGTGGACATCACCACCGGCCTCTACGCGGCGATCGGCATTTTGATGGCGCTGTCGGAGCGGCAGCGCTCCGGCAAGGGCCAGTTCCTGGAGACGACGCTGTACGAGACCGGCCTTGCCATCATGCATCCGCACACCGCGAACTATTTCATGCATGGCAAGCCGCCGTCGCTCACCGGCAACGAGCATCCGAACCTCGTGCCGTACGCGATCTTCCCGACGAAAACCGACAACATCTTCATTGGTGTCGGCAATGACGGCACCTTCCGCAAGCTCGCCAAGGAGATCGGCAAGCCCGAGCTCGGCACCGACCCGCGCTTTGCCCGCAACAAGGACCGCATCGCCAATCGCGAGGCGCTGCGCGCCGAGCTTGCCGCGGTGTTCAGCCAGCACGAGGCCGAGCCGCTGTGCAATCGCCTGCTCGCGGCTGGGCTCCCTGCGGGCCCCGTGCAGAAGATCGACCAGGCCTTGACCAACCCGCACACGATCGCGCGCGGCGATGTCATCGAGAAGGACTGGTACAAAGGCGTGGCCTCGCCGATCCGGCTCGATCGCAGCAAGCCGAGCCTGCGCCGCCTGCCGCCGAAATTCAGCCAGCACGCCCAGGAGGTGCTGGGCGAGTTCGGGTACTCCAAGACCGAGATCGACGCGCTGGTCGCGAAAGGCACGGTCTGCGGCCCCGAGCGCAAGCGTTAG
- the ugpB gene encoding sn-glycerol-3-phosphate ABC transporter substrate-binding protein UgpB, translated as MALRHFGAAAALAVTVGMTASPALAVTEIQWWHAMTGANNDVIVKLANDFNAAQSDYKVIPTYKGNYADTMNAGIAAFRAGNAPHIMQVFEVGTATMMAATGAVKPVYKLMAETGEKFDPKAYLPAITGYYSTSKGEMLSFPFNSSSTVMWVNLDELKKANVEIPKTWPEVFEAAKKLHANGHPTCGFSGSWVTWVNLEQLSAWHNVPLASKANGLDGFDTVLEFNGPLQVKHLENLVELQKDKTYDYAGRTNTGEGRFTSGECPIYLTSSAFFGNVKAQAKFAFNAVPMPYYPDVKGAPQNSIIGGASLWVMGGKSADEYKGVAKFLTFLSDTDRQVYIHKASGYLPITKAAYDKAKAEGFYKDQPYLETPLLELTNKEPTENSRGLRLGNMVQLRDVWSEEIEQALAGKKTAKQALDAAVERGNTMLRQFEKTAVK; from the coding sequence ATGGCTCTTCGACACTTTGGCGCGGCTGCCGCTCTCGCAGTCACGGTTGGCATGACCGCCTCGCCGGCCCTCGCCGTGACAGAAATCCAGTGGTGGCACGCGATGACCGGCGCCAACAACGACGTCATCGTCAAGCTCGCCAACGACTTCAACGCCGCGCAGAGCGACTACAAGGTCATCCCGACCTACAAGGGTAACTACGCCGACACCATGAACGCCGGCATCGCGGCCTTCCGCGCCGGCAACGCGCCGCACATCATGCAGGTGTTCGAAGTCGGCACCGCGACCATGATGGCTGCGACCGGCGCCGTGAAGCCGGTCTACAAGCTGATGGCCGAGACCGGCGAGAAGTTCGATCCCAAGGCCTATTTGCCCGCGATCACCGGCTACTACTCCACCTCGAAAGGCGAGATGCTGTCCTTCCCGTTCAACTCGTCATCGACGGTGATGTGGGTCAATCTCGACGAGCTCAAGAAGGCCAATGTCGAGATCCCGAAGACCTGGCCCGAAGTGTTCGAGGCCGCCAAGAAGCTGCACGCCAACGGCCATCCGACCTGCGGCTTCTCCGGCTCCTGGGTGACCTGGGTCAATCTCGAGCAGCTCTCCGCCTGGCACAACGTGCCGCTCGCCAGCAAGGCCAACGGCCTCGACGGTTTCGATACCGTGCTCGAGTTCAACGGCCCGCTCCAGGTCAAGCACCTCGAGAACCTCGTCGAGCTCCAAAAGGACAAGACCTACGACTATGCCGGCCGCACCAACACCGGCGAAGGCCGCTTCACCTCCGGCGAATGCCCGATCTATCTGACCTCGTCGGCCTTCTTCGGCAACGTCAAGGCGCAGGCCAAGTTCGCCTTCAACGCCGTGCCGATGCCCTACTATCCGGACGTCAAGGGCGCACCGCAGAACTCGATCATCGGCGGCGCCTCGCTCTGGGTCATGGGCGGCAAGTCGGCCGACGAATACAAGGGCGTCGCGAAATTCCTGACCTTCCTCTCCGACACTGACCGTCAGGTCTACATCCACAAGGCCTCGGGCTATCTGCCGATCACCAAGGCAGCCTATGACAAGGCCAAGGCGGAAGGCTTCTACAAGGATCAGCCCTATCTCGAGACCCCGCTGCTCGAGCTGACCAACAAGGAGCCGACCGAGAATTCCCGCGGCCTGCGCCTCGGCAACATGGTTCAGCTGCGTGACGTCTGGTCGGAAGAGATCGAGCAGGCGCTCGCCGGCAAGAAGACCGCCAAGCAGGCGCTCGATGCCGCCGTCGAGCGCGGCAACACAATGCTGCGTCAGTTCGAAAAGACCGCCGTAAAATAA
- the ugpA gene encoding sn-glycerol-3-phosphate ABC transporter permease UgpA yields the protein MQKQAIFRSKLLPYALVAPQLAIVLIFFYWPALQAVIQSFLLQDAFGLSTSFVWFDNYVELLRDRAYFEAIVRTFFFSFAIAVSSLSFALLLAVMADKPLRGSTLYRTLLIWPYAVAPPVVGVLWIFMLHPSLGVLSRYLRGLGIDWNPLLDGNQAAALIILAAAWKQISYNFLFFLAGLQSIPKSVIEAAAIDGARPMRRFWTVIFPLLSPTIFFLLVVNIVYAFFDTFGIIDTMTRGGPGTSTVTLVYKVYSDGLLGGNLGSSAAQSVILMIMVIVLTGIQFRFVERKVTY from the coding sequence ATGCAAAAGCAGGCGATTTTCCGGTCAAAGCTGTTGCCCTACGCGCTGGTTGCCCCGCAACTCGCGATCGTCTTGATTTTCTTCTACTGGCCCGCCCTGCAGGCGGTGATCCAGTCCTTCCTGCTCCAGGACGCCTTTGGCCTGTCAACCAGCTTCGTCTGGTTCGACAATTACGTCGAGCTTCTTAGGGACCGCGCCTATTTCGAGGCGATCGTCCGCACCTTCTTCTTCTCGTTTGCCATCGCCGTGTCGTCGCTGTCCTTCGCGCTGCTGCTCGCGGTGATGGCGGACAAGCCGCTGCGCGGCTCGACGCTTTACCGCACACTGCTGATCTGGCCCTATGCGGTCGCGCCGCCGGTGGTCGGCGTGCTCTGGATCTTCATGCTGCATCCCTCGCTCGGCGTGCTCTCGCGCTATCTGCGCGGCCTCGGCATCGACTGGAATCCGCTGCTCGACGGCAATCAGGCGGCCGCGCTGATCATCCTCGCCGCCGCGTGGAAGCAGATCTCCTATAATTTCCTGTTCTTCCTCGCCGGCCTCCAGAGCATCCCGAAAAGCGTGATCGAGGCCGCCGCGATCGACGGCGCGCGTCCGATGCGGCGGTTCTGGACCGTGATCTTCCCGCTGCTGTCGCCGACCATCTTCTTCCTGCTGGTGGTCAACATCGTCTACGCCTTCTTCGACACCTTCGGCATCATCGACACCATGACCCGCGGCGGGCCCGGCACATCGACCGTGACGCTGGTCTACAAGGTCTATTCGGACGGCCTGCTCGGCGGCAATCTCGGCAGTTCGGCGGCGCAATCGGTGATCCTGATGATCATGGTCATCGTGCTCACGGGCATCCAGTTCCGCTTCGTCGAACGCAAGGTGACCTACTGA
- the ugpE gene encoding sn-glycerol-3-phosphate ABC transporter permease UgpE: MVEEEGIRRYIAHAILWIGIAIVAFPVYIAIVASTQDNALIANGQMSLLPGGHFFEVYYQTIFVGTSGSTREPVGNMMLNSLVMALAIAIGKIAISIISAYAIVYFRFPFRMPIFWIIFITLMLPVEVRIYPTYKIVADLHMLDSYAGLSLPLIASATATLLFRQFFMTVPDELLEASRIDGAGPLRFFWDTLLPLSRTNMAALFVILFILGWNQYLWPLLITTRDDMQTIQVGIRKMITTTDALTEWPIVMATAVLAMLPPVFVVVAMQKLFVRGLVETEK; this comes from the coding sequence ATGGTCGAGGAAGAGGGTATCAGGCGCTACATCGCTCACGCCATCCTCTGGATCGGGATCGCGATCGTCGCGTTCCCGGTCTACATCGCCATCGTCGCCTCGACCCAGGACAACGCGCTGATCGCCAACGGCCAGATGTCGCTGCTGCCGGGCGGTCATTTCTTCGAGGTCTACTACCAGACCATCTTCGTCGGCACGAGCGGCTCGACCCGCGAGCCGGTCGGCAACATGATGCTGAACTCGCTGGTGATGGCGCTGGCGATCGCGATCGGCAAGATCGCGATCTCGATCATCTCGGCCTATGCGATCGTGTATTTCCGCTTTCCATTCCGGATGCCGATCTTCTGGATCATCTTCATCACGCTGATGCTGCCGGTCGAGGTGCGCATCTATCCGACCTACAAGATCGTCGCCGATCTGCACATGCTCGACAGCTATGCCGGCCTGTCGCTGCCGCTGATCGCGTCGGCCACCGCGACGCTGTTATTCCGCCAGTTCTTCATGACGGTGCCGGATGAATTGCTGGAGGCCTCGCGCATCGATGGCGCCGGCCCCTTGCGCTTCTTCTGGGATACGTTGCTGCCGCTGTCGCGCACCAACATGGCGGCGCTGTTCGTGATCCTGTTCATCCTCGGCTGGAATCAATATCTCTGGCCGCTGCTGATCACCACGCGCGACGACATGCAGACCATCCAGGTCGGCATCCGCAAGATGATCACCACCACCGATGCGCTGACCGAATGGCCGATCGTGATGGCCACGGCCGTGCTGGCGATGCTGCCGCCGGTGTTCGTCGTCGTCGCGATGCAGAAATTGTTCGTGCGCGGCCTGGTCGAGACAGAGAAGTAG
- a CDS encoding sn-glycerol-3-phosphate import ATP-binding protein UgpC: MANVTLRNVRKTYTGGFEAIKGVDVDVGDGQFCVLVGPSGCGKSTLLRMVAGLETVTGGEIDIGGKVVNQVEPADRDIAMVFQNYALYPHMSVYNNMAYGLRNRGMKEAEVKTRVEEAARVLELSPMLERKPRQLSGGQRQRVAMGRAIVRQPKVFLFDEPLSNLDAKLRIAMRVEIRKLQRRLNTTSIYVTHDQLEAMTLADILVVMNGGQVEQVGNPLAIYEKPATTFVASFIGAPPMNLMSTRPDEIKSQLGGSAVEAGILGIRPEDFVITDETPAGGVALPLTVEAIERVGAETFVYGSRAQDEQRIAATPGELPPGEVIVRIPGTEAPAIGETIRVAAVRAKLHLFSGDGRARIEA, translated from the coding sequence ATGGCTAACGTCACCCTGCGCAACGTCCGCAAGACCTATACCGGCGGCTTCGAGGCCATCAAGGGCGTCGACGTCGATGTCGGCGACGGCCAGTTCTGCGTGCTGGTCGGCCCCTCCGGTTGCGGCAAGTCCACGCTGCTGCGCATGGTCGCAGGGCTCGAGACCGTCACCGGCGGCGAGATCGACATCGGCGGCAAGGTCGTCAACCAGGTCGAGCCTGCCGACCGCGACATCGCGATGGTGTTCCAGAACTACGCGCTCTATCCACATATGAGCGTCTACAACAACATGGCCTACGGCCTGCGCAACCGCGGCATGAAAGAGGCCGAGGTCAAGACCCGCGTCGAGGAGGCCGCCCGCGTGCTCGAGCTCTCGCCGATGCTGGAGCGCAAGCCGCGCCAGCTCTCGGGCGGTCAGCGCCAGCGCGTCGCCATGGGCCGCGCCATCGTGCGCCAGCCCAAAGTGTTCCTGTTCGACGAGCCGCTGTCGAACCTGGATGCCAAGCTGCGCATCGCGATGCGGGTCGAGATCCGCAAATTGCAGCGCCGGCTCAATACGACCTCGATCTACGTCACCCACGACCAGCTGGAAGCAATGACGCTCGCCGACATTCTCGTCGTGATGAATGGCGGCCAGGTCGAGCAAGTCGGCAATCCGCTTGCGATCTACGAGAAGCCGGCAACCACCTTCGTCGCCTCCTTCATCGGCGCTCCGCCGATGAACCTGATGTCGACACGTCCCGACGAGATCAAGTCGCAGCTCGGCGGCAGCGCTGTTGAGGCCGGCATCCTCGGCATCCGCCCGGAAGATTTTGTCATCACCGACGAGACGCCGGCCGGCGGCGTCGCGCTGCCCCTGACGGTCGAAGCCATAGAGCGCGTCGGCGCGGAAACCTTTGTCTACGGCTCGCGCGCGCAGGACGAGCAGCGCATCGCCGCCACGCCGGGCGAGCTGCCGCCCGGCGAGGTCATTGTGCGGATTCCCGGCACTGAAGCTCCCGCTATCGGCGAGACTATCCGGGTCGCGGCGGTGCGAGCGAAGCTGCACCTTTTCAGTGGTGACGGCCGGGCGCGGATCGAGGCCTGA
- a CDS encoding Hsp20 family protein, translating to MSRVPTLSSPFLLGFDEIERVLDRVVKGADGYPPYNIERCDRTDGQPERLRITLAVAGFTRDQLDVTIEENQLVIRGRQQDDKTRQYIHRGIAARHFQRTFVLAEGMLVLGADLKNGLLSIDLARPEPERIVKTIAINEHE from the coding sequence ATGTCTCGTGTTCCCACCCTTTCCAGTCCGTTCCTGCTGGGCTTCGATGAGATCGAGCGCGTGCTCGATCGCGTCGTCAAAGGCGCCGACGGTTATCCTCCCTACAATATCGAGAGGTGTGACCGCACGGATGGCCAGCCCGAGCGGTTGCGCATCACGCTGGCGGTCGCCGGATTCACCCGCGACCAACTCGATGTAACCATTGAGGAAAACCAGCTCGTCATTCGCGGGCGGCAGCAGGACGACAAGACCCGGCAATACATCCATCGCGGCATCGCCGCGCGCCACTTCCAGCGCACCTTCGTGCTGGCGGAAGGGATGCTGGTGCTGGGTGCGGATCTGAAAAACGGGTTGTTATCGATTGATCTGGCCCGGCCGGAACCGGAGAGGATCGTTAAGACAATCGCTATCAATGAGCACGAATAA
- a CDS encoding DUF1150 family protein → MSEGHVAFEYEAKNVSPETLATLGEGHIAYVKQIRSEDVPGLFPEAPKIAPGLKLFALHSADGTPIMLTDSREAAIANAWSNELQAVSVH, encoded by the coding sequence ATGAGTGAAGGTCACGTTGCGTTCGAATACGAAGCCAAGAACGTCTCGCCCGAGACGCTGGCAACCCTCGGCGAAGGTCACATCGCGTATGTGAAGCAGATCCGCTCCGAGGACGTGCCGGGCCTGTTTCCCGAAGCCCCGAAAATCGCGCCGGGCCTCAAGCTGTTCGCGCTCCACTCTGCCGACGGCACGCCGATCATGCTGACCGACAGCCGCGAAGCCGCGATCGCCAACGCCTGGAGCAACGAGCTGCAAGCGGTGAGCGTGCACTAA
- a CDS encoding GNAT family N-acetyltransferase: MSRGEPLMEAVLALNNSHAQELSWLELERLRNLVEQAFYARRIGNLDAFLIALDQDGQYDSPNFLWFRSRYARFVYIDRIAVAHSARGRGCARRLYSDLLDRAAQAGHDRIVCEVNREPPNPASDAFHEMLGFIEIGSATIHNGSKTVRYLSRTL; this comes from the coding sequence ATGTCGCGCGGCGAGCCTCTCATGGAAGCTGTGCTCGCACTTAACAACAGCCACGCGCAGGAGCTTTCATGGCTTGAACTTGAGCGGCTGCGGAATCTCGTCGAACAGGCCTTCTACGCCAGAAGGATCGGAAATCTCGATGCATTCCTGATCGCGCTCGATCAGGACGGACAATACGACAGCCCGAACTTCCTGTGGTTCCGGTCGCGCTATGCCCGCTTCGTCTACATCGACCGGATTGCCGTCGCGCATTCTGCGCGCGGGAGAGGATGCGCTCGACGTCTCTACTCCGACCTGCTCGATCGCGCCGCGCAGGCAGGCCACGACCGCATTGTCTGCGAGGTCAATCGGGAGCCGCCGAACCCGGCCTCGGACGCTTTTCACGAGATGCTGGGGTTCATTGAAATCGGCAGCGCAACCATCCACAATGGCAGCAAGACGGTGCGCTATCTTTCGCGCACCCTCTAA
- the ptsN gene encoding PTS IIA-like nitrogen regulatory protein PtsN translates to MPITDLVAPEAILPALKVNSKKQALQELAARAAELTGQNERSVFEVLLQREKLGTTAVGYGVAIPHGKLPKLEKIFGLFARLDRPIDFEAMDGQPVDLVFLLLAPEGAGADHLKALARIARLLRDQDIAKKLRASRDAQAIYSVLALPPATAA, encoded by the coding sequence ATGCCGATTACCGATCTGGTCGCACCCGAGGCGATTCTCCCGGCATTGAAGGTCAACAGCAAGAAGCAGGCCTTGCAGGAGCTCGCGGCCAGGGCCGCCGAGCTGACCGGGCAGAACGAACGCTCCGTATTCGAGGTGCTGCTCCAGCGCGAGAAGCTCGGCACCACCGCAGTCGGCTATGGCGTCGCCATCCCCCACGGCAAGCTGCCCAAGCTGGAAAAGATCTTCGGCCTGTTCGCACGCCTCGATCGTCCGATCGATTTCGAGGCGATGGACGGCCAGCCGGTCGATCTCGTCTTCCTGCTGCTCGCCCCCGAAGGCGCCGGCGCCGATCACCTCAAGGCGCTCGCCCGCATCGCCCGCCTCCTGCGCGACCAGGACATCGCCAAGAAGCTCCGCGCCTCGCGCGATGCCCAGGCGATCTATTCGGTGCTGGCCCTGCCGCCGGCGACGGCGGCGTAA